The segment CGAACTGCTCGCGGGTCTTGGCGTGTTCGGCGGCCGTGTGCACCGCCCAGGCGGCGGTGCCGCAGGCGTCGGCGGCGAAGAGCACGCAGGCCAGGTCCCGCACCAGGGCCTCGTCCAGCCCCAGGAGCCGCTCCCCCGGGACGGTGACCCCGTGCGCCCGGACCTCGGCGGTGGGCCGGGTCGGGTCGGCGCTCTCGTGCGGCCGGACCTCCAGCGCTGCGGCGTCCACCGCGAACCACCGGACCCCGCCCGCCCCCTCGGCGGCGAGCAGCACCAGCTCCGCCTCACCGGCCCCGAGCACGGGCGGCGCGAGGCCGTCCAGTCGCCACCCGCCCCCCTCGGCAGCGACGGCGGTGACCCCGCCGGGCCCCAGGGCGACCGCCCCGACCCGCCCGTCGAGAGGTTCGGCCCCCGCCCGGTCCAGGAGTACGGAGGCCAGCGCACTCGGCAGGAACGCCCCGGGCAGCGCCGCCCGGGCGGCCTCCTCCACGACGACGGCCAGATCCAGCAGGGTCCCGCCCTCCAGATGGGGCGTCACCAGCCCCTGCGCACACATGCCGTCCCAGTAGCCCGGCCGCGCCCCGGCCTGGGGCGGGGCGTCGAGCAGTTTCCGCACCGCCTCGGGCGGCACCGCCCGCGCCACCCAGCCGCGCACGGCGTCGGCCAACTCCCGCTGCTCCTGCGTGATTCCGATGCCCATGCGCGGCAGACTAGAACACGTTTCAATCTGACGGAAGGTCAGATGAGAAGATGCGAGGGTTCTTCCCGGCGCGGCACAACGGGGCCCGACGGGGCGGGCTCCGCATAGCGAGCGGCGAGCACCCCCACCGCCTCGGCCACCGCCGCCCGCAGCTCCGCCGGACCGAGCACCTCCGCCTCCGCCCCCAGCCGGAGCAGGTCTCCCACCGCCACGGCCCGCGACTCCACCGACAGCTCCACCTCCACCCACCCCTCCCCGTCCGGCTCCCCCGCCCCCTCCAGGGCCCGCACCCCCGGGGCCCCGAACTGCATGGGCAGCAGCCGCTGGGCGCGGGGCGAGATCCGCAACCGGGCCGTGTCCTGGTGGAGGGCGGCCTCCAGGCGGCGGGAGGACTCCTCCCAATGGGCGGCCAGGTCGAAGCCGGACGGCCGCTCGAAGGCCGCGCCCGTCTCCTCCACCGCCAGCAGCCGTGACACCCGGTAGGTGCGCGGGCTCCCGGCCGCCGCCGCGACCAGGTACCAGATGCCGCCCTTGAGGACGATGCCCAGCGGGTGCAGCTCCCGCCGCCGCACCTCGCCCGACCAGCGCCGGTACTCCACCCGCAGCGTGCGCTGCTCCCACACCGCCCGGGCCACCGCCGCCAGGTGCGGCACCGGGTCGGCGTCGCGGAACCAGGCCGGGGCGTCCAGGTGGAAGCGGTCCTGGACGAGCCGGGCCCGGTCGGCCAGCGCGGCGGGCAGTGCGGCCTCCAGCTTCAGCCGGGCTGTGGCCACCACCGCACCCAGGCCAAGATCGCGGGCCGGCCCCGGCGCCCCGGCCAGGAAGAGCGAGCCGGCCTCGGCGTCGGTGAGGCCGGTCAGCCGGGTGCGGTAGCCGTCCATCAGGCGGTAGCCACCGGCGGGCCCCCGGTCGGCACGGACCGGCACTCCGGCGGCGCCGAGCGCCTCGACGTCCCGGTACACCGTGCGGACGGACACCTCCAGTTCCGCGGCGAGTTCGGGGGCGGTCATACTGCCGCGGTTCTGGAGCAGCAGGAGCAGGGAGAGGAGCCGGTCGGCGCGCATGCGGCCATTCTCCGCGGGATACCTGACAGGAGATGTCAGGTATCCCGCCGAAGCTGGTCACCGCACGAGCACCACCGCCCGTTCCGGAAGGACAGCCATGCCCACGCACACCGCCACCGGCCGCTTCACCTACGCCAAGTGGGAGGAGCACGCCGCCGGCCCGGACGACGTACTGCCCCGGCTCGCCCAGGCCTCGGTCGTCAACTCCTTCTCCGGCGGCATCGAGGCCGCCGAGACCGTGTGCACGTACGCGATCGCCTACCTGACGGCGGCCACCGGCACGTTCACCGGTCTGGAACTGATCACCGGCAGCCTCGACGGCCGCGGCGGAGGCTTCGCGGTCGAGGAGCGGGGCTCGTTCCATGAGGACGGCACGACCCAGTGCACCTTCGAGGTGGTCCCGGGCTCGGGCACCGGCGCCCTGACGGGCCTGCGCGGCAGCGGCGGTTTCGTCCACCGGCAGGGCGAGACGTCCGTCCCCTACACGTTCACCTACGAACTGGACTGACCCCAGCCCCCTGCCCCGTTCCCTGCCCTTTCCCCTGCTCCCGACCCCCTCCCCGGACCCCCGGCATGGTGCCCTACCGCCCGGTAGGGCACCATGGGCCGCCACACCCGCACCACGCCCGCCACACCCGCGCCGCATCCGCGCCGGACCCGCTCACCGCCCGGAGGACCACCCATGGCCGCCACCCCCAAGCCGGAGACCCTCGCCGCCTTCGAGGCCGCCAAGGGGTTCATGCCCGTCGACGAGGGCCTCGCCCTCCACGAGGCCGCCTCCGCCGCGGCCGCGCTCGGGCTGCCGCTGCTGGAGGTCGGCACGTACTGCGGGCGCTCCACGATCCTGCTGGCCGACGCCGCCCGCGAGGCGGGGGTCCCGGCGATCACCGTCGACCACCACCGGGGCAGCGAGGAGCAGCAGCCGGGCTGGGAGTACCACGACCCGACGGTGGTGGACCCGGAGGTCGGGCTGATGGACACCCTCCCCACCTTCCGCCGCACCCTCCACAAGGCCGGCCTGGAGGAACACGTGATCGCGGTCGTGGGCCGCTCCCCCCAGGTCGCGGCGGCCTGGGGCGGCAAGCTCGGCTTCGTCTTCATCGACGGCGGCCACACCGACGAGCACGCCACGAACGACTACGAGGGATGGGCCCCGCACCTGGCGGTCGGCGGCACCCTGGTCATCCACGACGTCTTCCCCGACCCGGCCGACGGCGGCCAGGCCCCGTACCGGATCTACCTGCGGGCCCTGGCCTCCGGCGCCTTCGAGGAAGTCTCCGTGACGAACTCCCTCCGCGTCCTGCGCCGCATCGCCGAGGGCGTCTGACCTCGCACAGGCCTCGCGTCGGCACAGGCCTCGCGTTGACATCGGCCTCCCATAGGCCTCGCGCATCCGGGCTCGGCGGGGACACCCCCGCCAGGCCAAGCCGGGCCAAGCCAGGCCTACAAGACCGACAATCGGACCACGCCCTCGGATGGCGCAGTGTGCGTATGGGAGCCGCCCGGGCGTTCTAGCATCGCGACGTGCGCTACGACGACAGCCCCCCGCCGCCCGAGTCCGCCTCCTCCATCAGCCCCGACCGGCCCTGGTTCGCACGCCGGCCCGCCCTTGCGGTGGCGCTCGCGGCGCTGGCCCCGACCTGCCTGGCGGGTTGGGTGCTCACCCAGGTGCTGGCCGGTTCGGGAGCCGCCGCCCCGCAGCCCGCGGGGGCGGCGGCCGCCGCCTCCACCCCCGCGGCCGCGGCTGACGCCAAGGCCAGCGCCTCTCCGAGCGCCCCGGCCGCCCCGGCCGCCCCGAAGCCCGCCGCCGCTCCCGCCAAGGGTCCGCTGAGCGGCCGGACCGTCGTCATCGACCCCGGGCACAACACGGGGAACTTCAAGCACGGCCGGGAGATCGACCAGCAGGTGGACATCGGCACCAACCGCAAGGAGTGCGACACCACCGGCACCACCACCAACTCCGGTTACATGGAAGCGGAGTTCTCCCTCGACGTCTCCCACCGGGTGCGCGCCCTGCTGGAGGGCAAAGGCGCCAAGGTGGTCCTGACCCACGACGGAGACCGCCCCTGGGGCCCCTGCATCGACGAGCGGGCCCGGATCGGCAACCAGGCCGCGGCCGACGCCGTCGTCTCCGTCCACGCCGACGGCGCCTCCGCCGGCAACCGCGGTTTCCACGTGATCCTGCCCGCCCGCGTCAAGGGCGGCGCGGCCGACACCGCGAAGATCGTCGGCCCTTCCCGCGACCTCGGCGAGCGCATCGCCTCCAACTTCGCCCGCACCACCGGCTCGTCCCCCGCCAACTACCTCGGCAGCGGCACCGGGCTGGTCGTCCGGGACGATCTGGGCGGCCTCAACCTGTCGACCCGGCCCAAGGTGTTCCTCGAATGCGGCAACATGCGGGACGACAAGGACGCGGCGCAGCTGACGAGTCCGGAGTGGCGGCAGAAGGCGGCCCAGGGCATCGCGGACGGCATCACCGGCTTCCTGGGCGGGTAGTCCTCCGGGGCGGCGGCCCCCGAAGGGCCGTCCCCTGGAAGGCAGTCCCCCGGGGCCGCCCCCGGGGGCCGCCCCCGGGGACAGTCCCCAGGGGCAGTCCCGTGGCGGCTCGCCGCCCCGGTCCTCTCGGCCGCGGAAACCTCCGTACCATGGGGGCGCCCGATCCGCCCCCTGCCAAGACCGAGAAGGACACCAGAGACGTGAACATCCGCTCCCTCACTCGAGGCGACGGCGTGGTGATCGGAGCAGCGGTGCTGCTGTTCATCGCCTCGTTCCTCGATTTCTACTCCGCCGCCAGCGGCGCCGACCTCCCGAGCGTGTGGGACACCGACGTCTACCGGCTGGCCCTGCCGGCCGTCTTCCTGATGGGCTTCATCGCGGCGGGCCTGCTGATCGGGGCCCGCTTCCAGCCCGAGGGCCGCAAGGTGGCCGGCCTGACCCTGACGGCCTGGGGCACGGTGCTGGCCGTGGCCGCCGCCTGGAACGGACTCTGGTCGCTGATCGCCACCCCGCCGCTGGCCGACCTGGCCGCCGGCTGCATCCTCGGCTTCCTCGCCACGCTGGCCCTGGCCGCGGTGGCCGTCGCCGGTTCGAAGGTCCCCGCGCTGGCCGGGCCGCTGGTCCCGGAGCCCAGGCCGGTCACCGCCCAGCCGTACGGGGGCCAGCCCGGCACCGGCTACGGCTACCCGGGCGGGCAGCAGCCGCAGGGTTACGGGGCCACGCCGCAGCCGGCCCCGCCGTACGGGGGCGCCCCGCAGGACTCCGCCGGCGCCGGGTTCCCGGCCGCGGAGTTCACGCCGTTCTGGTTCGCGGTGCCGGTGGCCCGGCCCCTCTTCGCCGAGGACGGCTCCCCGACGCCGATCGCGGAACTCGCCCCGGGCACCTGGTACCTGGCCGTCGACCAGCGCGGCCCGTCCACGCTGATCGCCCAGACCCAGGACGGCCGCCGCGGCGTCCTGAACGACACCTCGGGCATCCAGCGCGGCTGACCCCCGCCCGCACGCAGCGCACCCGCACGGCCCCCCGCCCCACCGGCGGGGGGCCGTCGCACTTCCCGGCGGCGGCGGCGTGCCCTACAGTCGCCCGGGACGGGATCTGACGCTGCATCAGATCTCGCTCGGGCGCGGGCTCGGCCTCGACCTCGGGCTCGGGCTCGGGCTCGGGCTCGGGCTCGGGCCAGAGTTCAGGCTTCGGCTCGGGTTCGGGCTGAGGCTCGGGCTTCGGCTTCGGCTTCGGCTTCAGCTGGGACCTGAGTTCGGGCTCGGCTCGCATCACGGCTCGCGACCCCGGTCAGGACCCGGCTCAGGCAACGGCAACGGCATCGGCACCGGCATCGCGGAGGGGACCGTACATGCGCCTCGGACTCGCACTCGGCTACTGGGGCCGCGGACCCAGCCCCTCCCACCTCGACCTCGCCACCGAGGCCGAACGCCTGGGCTACGACTCGGTGTGGACCGCCGAGGCGTGGGGCTCCGACGCCTTCACCCCCCTCACCTGGATCGCCGCCCACACCTCCCGCATCCGCCTGGGCACCGCCATCGCCCAGATGGCCGCCCGCACCCCCACGGCCACCGCCATGCACGCCCTCACCCTGGACCACCTCTCCGGCGGCCGGATGATGCTGGGCCTGGGCCTGTCCGGGCCTCAGGTGGTGGAGGGGTGGTACGGGCGCCCCTTCCCCGCGAGCCCGCTCACCGCCACCCGCGAGTACGTCGACGTCGTCCGCCAAGTGCTGCGCCGCGAGGCCCCCGTGGCGCTGGACGGCCGCTTTCACGCCCACCCGTACCGGGGGCAGGACGGCACCGGCCTCGGCAAACCCCTCAAGCCCATCACCCACCCGCTGCGCGCGGACCTCCCGCTGCTGCTGGGGGCGGAGGGGCCGAAGAACATCGCCCAGACGACCCGGATCGCCGACGGCTGGCTGCCGCTGTACTGGTCCCCGACCCGCACGGACGTCTACCAGGCCTCCCTGGCCGGTCTGCCCGACGGGTTCATGATCGCTCCGATGGCCCGGGCCCACGTCTGCGACGACGTCACCGAGGGGCTGCTCCCGGTCAAGGCGATGCTCGGCTTCTACATCGGCGGCATGGGGCACGCGGCCCGCAACTTCCACGCCGACCTGATGGCCCGGATGGGCTACGAGGCCGAGGCCCGCCGGATCCAGGACCTGTTCCTGGCCGGGCGCAGGCAGGAGGCGGTCCTCGCCGTGCCGGACGCCTTCGCCGACGAGATCTCCCTGGTCGGCCCGCGCGAACGGATCGCGGAACGGCTGGAGCTGTGGCGCAAGGGCCCGGTCACCGACCTCCTCGTCACCGCCCCCGACCCCCACACCCTCCGGGTCCTGGCGGAGCTCAACGGTTAATCCGCCACCGGCTGCGCCGCCACGCGGATGCCGCCCACCGGTCTCCCGGTGGGCGGCATCGGCGGCCGTGCGGCCAAGCACCCGCGGCCGGGCGGCGGGGCGGTCAGCCGCCCAGCTGGGAGACGCTCGGCACCTGGTCGGTCACCGGGGCGCCCGCGCTCTTGCCGGCCTCCTTCACCCCGCTGATCACGTTCTCGAAGGAGCTGATGTCGGCGTCGCCCGCGTTGCCCTTGCGCAGCTTGCTGCCCAGGTTCTTGAGGGAGTCGATGCCCGCGGTGAGCGGCCCCATCGCCTTCGACAGCAGCGGGTCGCCCTTGGCGTTGTCGGCCGCCGCCTTCAGCCGGTTGTACGCGAACGCGCCCGCGAGACCCGCCTTGATCAGCGCGAACGTACGCCCCTTCGCGCCCTTCTTGAACTTGCCCGCCCGGTACGGCTTGATGATCCACTGGTAGGTGGCCCCCGCCGCGAGACCGGCGTTGGCGACGAAGCGTGTCTTGGCGAACTTCTGCCGCTCCTCCGACGTGCTCGGCTCGGGCGTCGCCGCGGCCAGCTCGTCGGCCTCGGCCGCGTCCGGCTCCGCCACCGCGAGGGCGGCCAGCTCCGCCGCGGTCGCCGCCGACGAGACCTCCTCCCGTTGCCCCCGGTCGCCGCCGGTACCGCACGCGGAGGCACCGGCGATCAGCGAGGTGGACAGGACCACGGCCGCCACGGCGCGGCGGAATCGGACGGTGGTGGGTACGCGCACGGTTGCCTCCGGGGACTGAGGTGTCCCCCGCAGCCTCACCCGGCCGCCGTCCCCCCGCCACTCGGGCGACCCGTTCGGACACGGGGGGGCACGGAGCGGCCGTCGCCACCGGAACGGGGCCGTACGGGTTTCAACCGGGCGGCAGTGGCAAGACGCCCGGCATGTACGGAGACCGCATCGCAGGACGCCGCCGGGCCAGCTGGTCGGCCGGCCGGCTCGTGGCGCTGGCCGCCGACGTCGTGGCGTTGATCATCATCGTGTGGATCGTGATGGACCTGCTGGACGCGAACCGTTCCAACGACGTAGTCCAGTGGTTCCACGACGCGGCGACCTGGCTGGCGGGCTGGTCGCTCGACATCTTCCACCTCGGCCGCCACTGGGCGCAGGTGGTCGTCGGCTACGGCATCGCCGCCGTCGTCTACCTGGTGGCGGGCCATGCCCTGGCCCGCCTCCTGCACCGCCTCTGAACGGGGGAAAGGCCGCGTTCCGAGGAACGGTCACGATCCTAGGAACAGAGGAACGGTCCTACGGTCCTAGGAACAGCAGCCCGGGTCCATGCCCGGCGGGAGCCGGTCGCCGCCGAAGACGACCGTGGTGGCCTCGTCGCCGCCCAGCGCGGCCACCGCCAGCAGCAGCGAGCCCGCCGTCCAGGTCGTCTGCTCCACCGGCCACACCGCCCGGTCCTCGAAGACGTAACCCGTCCAGTACATGCCGTTGTCGGCGCGCAGGTGGCCGATCGAGCGCAGGATCTCCAGTGCCCGGTCCGACTCCCCCATCGCCCAGAGGGTGAGCGCGAGCTCGCAGGACTCCCCGCCCGTCACCCACGGGTTCGGCAGCACGCACCGCACCCCCAGGTCCGGGACGACGAACTCCTCCCAGCGTTCCTCGACGCGCGCCTTCGCCTCCGCACCCGTCAGGGCGCCGCCCAGCACCGGGTAGTACCAGTCCATCGAGTAGCGGGACTTGTCCAGGAACCGCTCCGGGTGCCGGCGTATCGCGTGCGCCAGGGCGCCCGCCGCCAGTTCCCAGTCGGGCTGCGGGTCACCGCGGTGGTCGGCGATGGCCAGGGCGCAGCGCAGGGCCTGGTGGATGGAGGAGGATCCGGTCAGCAGGGCGTCGGTGACCGCCGTGCCGTCCGCCTCCCGCTTCCAGCCGATCTCGCCGCCGGGCTGCTGGAGGCCGAGGACGAACTCGACCGCCGCCACGACCGCCGGCCACATCCGGTCCAGGAAGGTGTCGTCGCCGGTGGCCAGGTAGTGGTGCCAGACGCCGACGGCGATGTACGCGACGAAGTTGGACTCCCGTCCCGCGTCCTGCGGCTCGGCGGTGTCCACCCCGTCGGGCCGGTCCGCGTAGGCCGCGTACCAGGAGCCGTCCTGGTTCTGGTGGCGGGCCAGCCAGACGTAGGCCCGCTCCGCCGCCTCGTGCTCGCCGGCCGCGTCGAGGGCCATCGCGGCCTCGGTGTGGTCCCACGGGTCGAGGTGGTGGCCCCGGAACCACGGTATGGCGCCGTCCGCGCGCTGGACGGCGAGTATCCCCTCGACCGTGCGGGCCGCCTGTTCGGCGGTCAGCACGCCGTCCAGCACGAGGTGTTCGGGAACGGTGCGCTCCGGCGAGCTCACTGGGCTGAACCGGCTGCGCCGGCGGCGTTGGAGGCGTTGGCGGCCTTGGAGGACTTGGCGGCCTCGGCGGCTTCGACCGGGAGGTGGGGCTTGGTCGCGTAGGCGACGAAGCTCTTGCCGATGAGCGGGTTGAGGGCCTGCTCGGCGAGGCGGGTGGCCAGGGGCTTCTTCATGATGTCCCAGACCAGGAGCTTGTGGTACGCCTTGACCGGCAGCGCCTTGTCGTTGTCCACGCCGAAGGCGCACTTGAGCCACCAGTACGGCGAGTGCAGGCCGTGCGCGTGGTGGGTGCCGTACGGCTTGAGGCCCGCCGCCTCCATCTTGCCGAGCAGCTCGTCCGCCTTGTAGATGCGGATGTGGCCGCCCTCGACCTCGTGGTAGGCGTCGGACAGCGCCCAGCAGATCTTCTCCGGGCCGTAGCGCGGGACGGTGACCGCTATGCGGCCGCCCGGCTTGAGCACGCGCACCATCTCGGCGAGGACGCCCTTGTCGTCGGGGATGTGCTCCATCACCTCGGAGATGATGACGACGTCGAAGGACTCGTCGGGGAAGGGCAGGGCCAGGGCGTCGCCCTCCATGGCGGTGGCGGTGGCGCCCGCCGGGGCTTCACCGGCCTCCTTCATGGCGGCGAACCACTTGGCGACCTCGCGGATCTCCTCGCCGTTGCGGTCGACGGCGACGACCTGGGCGCCGCGCCGGTAGCACTCGAAGGCGTGCCGGCCTGCGCCGCAGCCCAGATCGAGCACACGGTCGCCTGCGGCGAGCGGGAACCGGGAGAAATCGACGGTCAGCACGGGGTCCTGCCTTCGCGGTCACGGGGGTGAAGGGTGGTGCGGGGTGGTGCGCGGTGGTGAGTGTTGTGGGGTGGTGCGGGATGGTGCGGGTCGTGCGGGTCGTGCGGGTGGTGGGGTCGTGCGGGTGGCGTGGGGGGGTGCGGGTGGTCTGCGGTGCGTGCGGTGCCCGCCGGGTGGTGGTGTGTCCGTCACCGGGTCCGGGCGGCGGCGGCACGCGCGATGGCGGCTCTGTAGTGCGCGGCGGTGCCTTCGGCGGCCTTGGCCCAGGTGAACCGGGCCAGCACCCGCTCCCGGCCGGCCGCTCCGAGCCGGACGCGCAGTTCCGCGTCGCCCAGCATCCGGCCCAGGGCCGCGGCCAGCGCTCCCGCGTCGCCGGGCGGCACGGCCAGGCAGGTCTCCCCGTCCGGGCCTGCCACCTCGGGGATGGCCCCGCCGGTGGTGGCGACGAGCGGGGTGCCGGTGGCCATGGCCTCGGCCGCGGGGAGCGAGAAGCCCTCGTAGAGGGAGGGCACGCAGGCCACCTGGGCGCTGCGCACGAGGTCGACCAGTTCGGCGTCGGTGATGCCCTTGACGAAGCGCACCGCGTCCTGGAGGTCGTACTTCTCGATCGCGCGGGCGACCGGCCCGGTCTCGGCGCGCTTGCCGACGACGACGAGGTGCGCGTCGGGCTGCTCGGTGCGGAGCTTGGCGAGCGCCTCGACGAGGTGGACGAGCCCCTTGAGCGGGACGTCGGCGCTGGAGGTGGTCACGATCCGCCCGGGGACCTCGGCCACGGAGGGGTCGGGCGACCAGAGGTCGGTGTCGGCGCCGATGTGGACGACGTGGATGCGGTCGTCGCGGACACCGAGGTGTTCGGCGATCTCCTGCCGGGAGGAGCCGGAGACCGTGAGGACGGAGGGCAGGCGGCGGGCGACGCGGCCCTGCATGCGCGTGAACGCGTACCAGCGGCGCACGGAGGCGCGCTTCTTGCGGTCCTTGGCGGCGGCGAGGTCCAGCTTGCGGTCGACGGTGATGGGGTGGTGGATGGTCGTCACCAGCGGTGCGCCGAGGTCACCGAGCAGGCCGTAGCCGAGGGTCTGGTTGTCGTGGATGACGTCGAACTCGCCCGCGCGGGCCTGGAGATGGCGTCGGGCGCGGAGGGAGAAGGTCAGCGGCTCGGGAAAGCCGCCGGTCCACATCGTCGCGACCTCGAGGGCGTCGATCCAGTCCCGGTACTCGTCGCGCCCCGGTGTGCGGAACGGGTCGGGGCTGCGGTAGAGGTCCAGGCTCGGCAGCTCGGTGAGCGTGGCGCCGGTGTCGAGCACCGGGTAGGGCTGCGCGCCGATCACCTCGACGGAGTGGCCCAGCTTCACGAGCTCGCGGGAGAGGTGGCGGACGTAGACGCCCTGGCCGCCGCAGAACGGGTTCCCCTTATAGGTGAGGAGTGCGATGCGCATCGGGCGGTCGCCGTCGGCGGCGGAAGCCTCGACGGCCTCGAAAGGGCTCGTCACCACGGCCTCTGCGGTCACTCTCGGCCCCCTTCTCCCTGCGCTGTCGCCGGAGCGTAACCGCTCGGATAATGTAGAACAAGTTTCAGACTTGATCCGTCGAAGACCATTGAATCTACCGGCCGGAAACCACACCGTAAGAGGCGGAGCAGGTGATTCGCGCCACGGCTCGGACGCCTGACATGCTGACGTCCGGACCGTCACGGAACTTCCACCGGCCCATCCCGGAATCAGCCCCCGCAACGACACGGAACGCCAGGAACGGGACACATGACAGCGGAAGCGAAGGCCGTCACGAAACCGGCGACGACGACCGGCCCGGCATCCCCTCCCCTGACCGAGCGCCAGGAGGCCCGGCGGCGCCGGATCCTCCACGCGAGCGCGCAACTGGCCAGCCGGGGCGGCTTCGACGCGGTGCAGATGCGCGAGGTCGCGGAGTCCTCGCAGGTCGCGCTCGGAACGCTGTACCGCTACTTCCCGTCCAAGGTGCACCTGCTGGTCGCGACCATGCAGGACCAGCTCCAGCACCTGCACGCGACGCTGCGCAAGCGGCCGCCGGCGGGCGAGGAGCCGGCGGAGCGGGTGGCGGAGACCCTGATGCGGGCGTTCCGGGCGCTGCAGCGGGAACCGCACCTGGCGGACGCCATGGTCCGCGCCCTGACGTTCGCGGACCGCAGCGTCAGCCCGGAGGTGGACACGGTCTCGCGGCTGACGACGGCCATCATCCTCGACGCGATGGGGCTGGAGGCCCCGCCGACGGCAGAGCAGTTGTCGGCGGTCCGCGTCATCGAACACACCTGGCACTCGGCGCTGATCACGTGGCTGTCGGGGAGGGCGTCGATCGCGCAGGTGAAGATAGACATCGAGACGGTGTGCCGGCTGATCGACCTGACGGCACCGGAAAAGGCCTGAACGGGTTGTCGGGCGGCCGGGTCGTGGCTGGGCGGTCTCAGGGAATCGTCATCCGGGGCCGGGGGCGCCCCAGATCGCTACGCGCTTCTCTCGGTTCGGCGTCCGCAGCCCGTCTGCGGCTGATACCCGCGCCTGATGACGAACAGAGCGGCATCGGGGACCGATGGACATCTCCGCCCACGGACCCTGGCCGGGCCCCCCGCTAGGCGTCGAAGTCGTATTCCAGGACGTAGGACGCCGAGTCCAGGGTCGTGTCGTTGACCTCGACGGGGCGGCCGCCCTCGGCGAAGGCCGTGCGGACGATCTGGATGACGGGCGTGCCCAGGGTGAGCGACAGCCGGTCGGCCTCGTCCGCCGACGGCATGCGGCAGCGGATCTCCTCACGGAAGTGGACCGGGGCGTACCCGAGGTCCGTCAGCCGTGCGTAGATGCCTCCCGGGCCGGGGTCGGTCCGGGTGATGGCGGAGTCGGCGACGAGGGTCGAGGGGAGGTACGACGTCGCGATGAGCACCGGCTTGCCGTCGAGCACGAAGCGGCGGCTGCGGGCCCAGACCTGGTCGCCGGAGGTGATGCCGAGCGCCTCGGCAACGCGGTCGTCGGCTTGCTGCTCGTGTACGTCGATCTGGTCGACTAGGAGCTCACGGTCATCGGTGTCGGCCGACCAGATGGAACGGCCCGAACCCCACTGCTCCTGTGCCAACCGCTCGATACCGCGCCGCCGCAGGGGCTTGAAGGCGCGGACGAAGACACCGGCGCCCTTGCGCGCTTCGACGAGGCCTTCGTTCTGCAGAACCCCGAGGGCCTGGCGCGCGGTCATGCGGGCGACGTCGTACGTGGCCATGAGGTCGTTCTCGCCGGGCAGTCGGTCACCAGGGCCGTACTCGCCCGACCGGATGGCCGCCTTCAACGCATCGGCGATCCGCTGGTACTTCGGCTGGCGGGAACTTCCCTGGCTGGTCATCGAACTGATCACTCCCTCTCCTCTCTAGACACCCTAGGCCCAGCGGCAGACCGCTGCACTCAGGGGTGCTGCGGCCTCTTCGCACCCCGATCGAGTGGCTTCTCTAGAGAGGCACCCGCCTGGCTTTCCCCCTGAGAGGAGTGATCCCAATGCGGCAGATTCCGGTCGAGGCGGAGACGCCTGAGGTGCACAGCCCTCCCTACGCCACGCCCAGCGCCGATCTGCTGGACCGTGTGCTGGCCGGGTGGGAGCGCTTCGTCGACACCTTCGAGGAAACGGTCGATGAATGAGGGCTACGCGTACCTGCTGCGCCGTCGGGTGCGGGACATCCCGTCCGGTGTCGAGGGGGTGCTGATGGCCGTGATCAACGAGGACGTCTCGGACTTCGCCGGATGCGAGCGGTGGGTGGAACTGGCTTACATCCGCGACGCGTCGGGCCGTGAGTTCAGCACCGCCGTCGGGAACGTCGAAGCCGGCGAATGGACGGATTGAAGCCCCTGGCGGCGCTGCCGCCAGGGCGGGATCGGAGTCGGGGTCAGTCCGTCGTGCGGCGGAGGGTCAGGGTGGCGAAGCCCCAGGTGTCGCGGTAGGTGCGGAGCCAGTCGGTGCGGCGGGTGGTGGCCCAGGTCAGGATCTCGGGGCTGTCCGGGTGGGTGGGGTGGTCCAGGGCCCAGTCGGCGAGGGTGCCCCAGTTGGACCACTCGTAGTCGTCCAGTTCCTGGCGGGTGCTGGTGTGGCCCTGGACGGGGGTCCAGCCGGCGGCGGTGATGCGGTCGATCGTGGTCGGGAGGTCGGCGAAGTC is part of the Streptomyces katrae genome and harbors:
- a CDS encoding prenyltransferase produces the protein MSSPERTVPEHLVLDGVLTAEQAARTVEGILAVQRADGAIPWFRGHHLDPWDHTEAAMALDAAGEHEAAERAYVWLARHQNQDGSWYAAYADRPDGVDTAEPQDAGRESNFVAYIAVGVWHHYLATGDDTFLDRMWPAVVAAVEFVLGLQQPGGEIGWKREADGTAVTDALLTGSSSIHQALRCALAIADHRGDPQPDWELAAGALAHAIRRHPERFLDKSRYSMDWYYPVLGGALTGAEAKARVEERWEEFVVPDLGVRCVLPNPWVTGGESCELALTLWAMGESDRALEILRSIGHLRADNGMYWTGYVFEDRAVWPVEQTTWTAGSLLLAVAALGGDEATTVVFGGDRLPPGMDPGCCS
- a CDS encoding class I SAM-dependent methyltransferase; protein product: MLTVDFSRFPLAAGDRVLDLGCGAGRHAFECYRRGAQVVAVDRNGEEIREVAKWFAAMKEAGEAPAGATATAMEGDALALPFPDESFDVVIISEVMEHIPDDKGVLAEMVRVLKPGGRIAVTVPRYGPEKICWALSDAYHEVEGGHIRIYKADELLGKMEAAGLKPYGTHHAHGLHSPYWWLKCAFGVDNDKALPVKAYHKLLVWDIMKKPLATRLAEQALNPLIGKSFVAYATKPHLPVEAAEAAKSSKAANASNAAGAAGSAQ
- a CDS encoding glycosyltransferase family 4 protein is translated as MTAEAVVTSPFEAVEASAADGDRPMRIALLTYKGNPFCGGQGVYVRHLSRELVKLGHSVEVIGAQPYPVLDTGATLTELPSLDLYRSPDPFRTPGRDEYRDWIDALEVATMWTGGFPEPLTFSLRARRHLQARAGEFDVIHDNQTLGYGLLGDLGAPLVTTIHHPITVDRKLDLAAAKDRKKRASVRRWYAFTRMQGRVARRLPSVLTVSGSSRQEIAEHLGVRDDRIHVVHIGADTDLWSPDPSVAEVPGRIVTTSSADVPLKGLVHLVEALAKLRTEQPDAHLVVVGKRAETGPVARAIEKYDLQDAVRFVKGITDAELVDLVRSAQVACVPSLYEGFSLPAAEAMATGTPLVATTGGAIPEVAGPDGETCLAVPPGDAGALAAALGRMLGDAELRVRLGAAGRERVLARFTWAKAAEGTAAHYRAAIARAAAARTR
- a CDS encoding TetR family transcriptional regulator; translated protein: MTAEAKAVTKPATTTGPASPPLTERQEARRRRILHASAQLASRGGFDAVQMREVAESSQVALGTLYRYFPSKVHLLVATMQDQLQHLHATLRKRPPAGEEPAERVAETLMRAFRALQREPHLADAMVRALTFADRSVSPEVDTVSRLTTAIILDAMGLEAPPTAEQLSAVRVIEHTWHSALITWLSGRASIAQVKIDIETVCRLIDLTAPEKA
- a CDS encoding GntR family transcriptional regulator; the protein is MTSQGSSRQPKYQRIADALKAAIRSGEYGPGDRLPGENDLMATYDVARMTARQALGVLQNEGLVEARKGAGVFVRAFKPLRRRGIERLAQEQWGSGRSIWSADTDDRELLVDQIDVHEQQADDRVAEALGITSGDQVWARSRRFVLDGKPVLIATSYLPSTLVADSAITRTDPGPGGIYARLTDLGYAPVHFREEIRCRMPSADEADRLSLTLGTPVIQIVRTAFAEGGRPVEVNDTTLDSASYVLEYDFDA